One candidate division TA06 bacterium genomic window, GATACACTCTTGATGAAATCCCCAACGACATAACAGGAACTACACCAGCGTCTTTCGAACCCGTCCTCGATTACTGCGTCGTGAAGCTTCCCAGGTGGGCGAGTGAGAAGTTTCCAAAGGCGGATGCAACACTCAGCTCACAGATGAAGTCTGTAGGAGAGGTGATGGCAGTAGGAAGGACCTTCAAAGAGGCTTTCCAGAAAGCAATTGCGTCCTTGGAACAACCAAAGGCAGTTGATAGGTGGATCTCGGGGAATGGCGCGACACTGGAACAGGTGAAGAAAGCGCTGGCCGTTCCCAATCCGACTAGATGTCTGTACATGAGAGATGCCTTGAGGCTTGGCATGAGCATCGAAGAAATACACAGTCTCACCAAGGTTGACAGGTGGTTCATCACCAGACTGCTGGAGATTGTCAGTCTGGAGAAAGAGATCAAGAACGCTCCTCAGTTAACGCCTGAACTCCTGCGGGAGGCAAAGCGCAATGGGTTTGCGGACCTGGAATTATCTTATCTGATAGACAGGAATGAGGGGGAGGTTAGGGAGCTGAGAAGTAGGCACCGGATCTTGCCAGTAATAAAATCCGTGGACACGTGTGCGGGTGAATTTGAGGCTCGCACTCCTTACTATTACTCGACATATGAGACAGAGGATGAGTTCAAACCGACAGATTCAAAAAAGGTTGTGATTGTGGGAAGCGGCCCAAACAGAATTGGTCAGGGGATTGAGTTTGACTACTGCTGCGTCCATGCCTCACTGGCATTGAGAGAAGAGGGGTATGAATCCATAATGATAAACTCAAATCCGGAGACTGTTTCTACGGATTACGACATCTCGGACAGACTCTATTTTGAACCTCTGAGTTTCGAGCATGTGCTCAACATAGTAGAAAAGGAAGACCCATTCGGACTCATCGTCCAGTTGGGTGGGCAGACCGCTCTCAAACTTGCCGGGAGCCTGGCAAAATCAGGAGTGAGGATTCTTGGAACATCTCCGAACGACATAGACAGAGCAGAGGATAGGAAGAGGTTCAGAAAGGTGATAAACTCATTGGGTCTTAGACAACCCAGAAGCGCGACCTCGACAGACCTTGCTTCTGCCATTGAAGTAGCCAGCGAGATAGGCTATCCAGCCATAGTCAGGCCCTCCTATGTTCTTGGGGGTCGGGCCATGGAAATAGTCTATGATGATGCAAGACTGAAGGAAGTCATGGAGGAGGCCCTGTCTGAGTGTCCAGGCATGCCCGTTCTCATTGAGAGGTTCCTCGAGGACGCAGTCGAGGTTGACGTCGATGGCGTGAGCGATGGAGAGGAAGTCTTTGTGGGAGCGGTCATGGAGCACATTGAAGAAGCGGGTGTCCATTCCGGTGACTCCTCCTGCGTGATTCCAGCCTATTCTCTTGGCGAGGAGGCCATTGAAGAGATTGAAAGGCAGAGCGCACTTCTGGCAAAGGCGCTCAAAGTGTGCGGACTGTTCAATGTCCAGCTAGCAATCAGAGGCAATCGTGTATACGTTTTGGAGATAAATCCCCGAGCCTCCAGGACGATTCCGTTCGTTTCCAAGGCAATAGGCATTCCCCTTGTTAAGGTCGCAACCAAACTGATGCTGGGACGAAAGCTTAGAGAATTCGGGCTGAAGAAAAACGGGGCGCCAGAATACGTTAGCGTGAAGAAACCCGTCTTCCCCTTTGCAAGGTTTTCCGGAGTGGACACAATCCTCGGCCCGGAGATGCGCTCGACTGGAGAAGTAATGGGTATCGACTCCACCTTCGGAAGAGCATACGCCAAGGCTCAGCTTGCGTCTGAAGGTAGCCTGCCCATGTGCGGCACAGCTTTCATAAGCGTTAATGATAGGGATAAAAGAGCAATAATCTCATTGGCCAAAAGGCTGGAGTCCCTTGGGTTCAGGATTCTGGCCACCCGTGGTACAGCGAGGACTCTCAAGATGTCCGGGCTTGTTGTGCAGACCGTATACAAGGTGAAGGAAGGCAGGCCTGACATCGCACAGCTGATAACGCGGGGTGATGTTGATTTGGTGATAAACACCCCCCTCGGGAGAAGGTCGCGCTTTGATGAGCCTGCGATAAGAAGATCCGCGTTGAGGACAAACATACCATGTGTGACGACAATATCGTGTGCCTCCGCTCTGGTCACGGCTATTGAGGAGGCCAGAGAAAACTGGATTTCCGTCCGGTCACTCCAGGAATACCACGCCTGAAGACCTTCGGTCTCCACTCGAAAATACGAATTGGAAAAGACGGAAGGCGGAGTCGTGAGAGTAGCCAGCGACGGAGTCCCTTCGATACTCTCCTCGTGGAGCGAGGCCCCGTGTATCTTACTTCGTGAGAAACGGGGTAGGCAGGATGAGCTCCGGATCTCCCAAAAGCAGATTCTTCGTCGGTCCCCTCCTCAGAATGACATCGGTCTTTTGTCATCCTGTTTACTCTGTGTTAAAGGTCACAAGCAAGGCGTGGTGAGCTTGTTACACAGAGTTAATCCCGAGCGAAGTCCTGAGTTCTTCGAAGGACGAATCGAGGGGAGCGGAGTCCGAAGGACGGAGTCCCTTCGATACTCTCAGGATAAACTCCGGATCTGCTTGTGCCAGATTGCTTCGTCGCGCTGACGCACTCCTCGCAATGACATTTTCTCGTTTGCCTGCCCGAAGAAGTTGGCGATGCAGAAGTTGGGTCATTCTAGGAATCTTCTAAAAACCACAATGAGGGGGAAAATGGCGCCTCTACAGGTAGCCCATAAGACCTTACTGTATAGTGGTTTACGGCCTCTACCGCCCGATGTTCAGATTGACATCGACAATTGCGCAAACAGTATTGACGAACGACAAAGGACATGATAAGATGAAAATTCCCCTGAGGCCGGCTGGTCTGAGTCCAGTTGCCGGCCGAGGGGAGTGTACATCACACATCTAAGTGGGGGGAGGTTCCCTGCTCAAAATATCCGGACAAATGTCCGGTCGTAGAAAGGAGGAGAAGGTGGCAGCGCTTAAGGAGAAGTTGAGGGAGAAAATCCCGGGCTGGCGTGAAAGGGCTGGTGGCTTGGTCAAGGAACACGGCGACCACGTCATATCAGATGTCACAGTCCGGCAGGCATATGGCGGCATGAGAGGCGTGAAAAGCATGGTCTGCGACACGTCACTTGTTGAGCCTGAAGCAGGCCTGATCATACGGGGCACTCCTATCAAGGACCTGACCAAAAAACTTCCCGAGGAGATTTTCTTCCTTCTGTGCACGGGCGAGCTGCCGGATGCAGATGCCCTGAAGTCTCTTCAGGACGAGATGAGGGCAAAGGCGAAGGTTCCGGGCTATGTATGGAAGGTTCTGGAGGCGATGCCTGAGGATTCTCATCCGATGACCATGCTCGACACCGGCATACTGTGCATGCAGAAGGAGTCCATCTTCAGGAAGAAGTATGATGAGGGTGTTCAGAAGTCCGAATACTGGGAGTGGACTCTTGAGGACGCCATCTCATTGCTTGCTAAACTGCCGACGCTGGCAGCAGGAATGTACAGGATGCGCTTCAAGAAGGGTCCTCGCATAGATCCCGATCCCAAGTTGGACTGGGGAGGCAACTACGCACACATGCTTGGCGCAAGTAACCATAAGGAATTCGCGAACTTCATGCGCCTGTATCTGGTTCTCCACTGCGACCACGAGGGCGGGAATGTGAGCGCTTTTACCTGTCGGACAGTCAATTCGGCTCTCTCCGACATCTACTACTCTCTGTCTGCTGGTCTGAACGGTCTGGCGGGGCCACTCCATGGTCTTGCCAACCAAGAGTGCCTCAGGTTCGTGCTTGGAATCCTGGAGAAGTTCGATAACAAGGTTCCGGGTGATGAGGAACTGAAGAAGTTCACGTGGGATGTTCTCAATTCCGGAAGGGTCGTTCCAGGCTACGGCCACGCTGTTCTGCGTGCTACCGACCCGCGCTTCAGCGCTTTCCATGCGTTTGGTCAGCAGGTTTGCCCTGATGATCCGGCGTTCAAGACGGTGGATCGGCTTTTTGCCCTTGTGCCAGACATACTCAAAGAGCACGGAAAAGCGAAGAACCCCTATCCGAACGTGGACGCGGGCTCTGGTTCTCTCCTGTACTTCTTCGGATTGAAGGAGTTGGACTACTACACCGTTCCATTCGGGATTTCTCGTGCCATGGGTCTCTGCTCCCAGGCAATCGAAGCGAGAGCAATGATGAGTGCTATTACCAGACCGAAGTCAGTGGTCACCGAATGGGTGAGTAAGGAGGTTCTGAGCTAAGCCCGATCCTCCTGGAGTATTCAGTGTGAGCAGCGCCCATTGTGGCGCTGCTTTTTTTGTGGCAATCGCCATGTGCAGCATGTTAATCTTGTTGAAGTTCTTCATCCGGGAGGTGAGATATGCGCCATTCCTGCTTACAAAGTGGTTGACCTTGGGCTTGTTCACATACCTGAAGGGAGGAGACTG contains:
- the carB gene encoding carbamoyl-phosphate synthase large subunit; this encodes MPRRDDIRKILIIGSGPIVIGQACEFDYAGTQACRALRSEGYEVVLVNSNPATIMTDPEMAERTYIEPLTTEVCKAIILREKPDAVLSTLGGQTGLNIAYSLARSGFLEEQGVELLGAKLEVIKKAEDRSLFKTAMDNICLETPRSVFVESMEEAEKKVRNFDFPLIIRPYFTLGGIGSSVVEDQGQFRRSIAAALNASPVHATLIEEFLLGWREYELEVMRDRSDNAIVVCSIENFDPMGIHTGDSITVAPQQTLPDKEYQKMRDAALMVIREIGVDTGGSNVQFAYNPEDGRMLVIEMNPRVSRSSALASKATGFPIAKIATKLAIGYTLDEIPNDITGTTPASFEPVLDYCVVKLPRWASEKFPKADATLSSQMKSVGEVMAVGRTFKEAFQKAIASLEQPKAVDRWISGNGATLEQVKKALAVPNPTRCLYMRDALRLGMSIEEIHSLTKVDRWFITRLLEIVSLEKEIKNAPQLTPELLREAKRNGFADLELSYLIDRNEGEVRELRSRHRILPVIKSVDTCAGEFEARTPYYYSTYETEDEFKPTDSKKVVIVGSGPNRIGQGIEFDYCCVHASLALREEGYESIMINSNPETVSTDYDISDRLYFEPLSFEHVLNIVEKEDPFGLIVQLGGQTALKLAGSLAKSGVRILGTSPNDIDRAEDRKRFRKVINSLGLRQPRSATSTDLASAIEVASEIGYPAIVRPSYVLGGRAMEIVYDDARLKEVMEEALSECPGMPVLIERFLEDAVEVDVDGVSDGEEVFVGAVMEHIEEAGVHSGDSSCVIPAYSLGEEAIEEIERQSALLAKALKVCGLFNVQLAIRGNRVYVLEINPRASRTIPFVSKAIGIPLVKVATKLMLGRKLREFGLKKNGAPEYVSVKKPVFPFARFSGVDTILGPEMRSTGEVMGIDSTFGRAYAKAQLASEGSLPMCGTAFISVNDRDKRAIISLAKRLESLGFRILATRGTARTLKMSGLVVQTVYKVKEGRPDIAQLITRGDVDLVINTPLGRRSRFDEPAIRRSALRTNIPCVTTISCASALVTAIEEARENWISVRSLQEYHA
- a CDS encoding citrate (Si)-synthase: MAALKEKLREKIPGWRERAGGLVKEHGDHVISDVTVRQAYGGMRGVKSMVCDTSLVEPEAGLIIRGTPIKDLTKKLPEEIFFLLCTGELPDADALKSLQDEMRAKAKVPGYVWKVLEAMPEDSHPMTMLDTGILCMQKESIFRKKYDEGVQKSEYWEWTLEDAISLLAKLPTLAAGMYRMRFKKGPRIDPDPKLDWGGNYAHMLGASNHKEFANFMRLYLVLHCDHEGGNVSAFTCRTVNSALSDIYYSLSAGLNGLAGPLHGLANQECLRFVLGILEKFDNKVPGDEELKKFTWDVLNSGRVVPGYGHAVLRATDPRFSAFHAFGQQVCPDDPAFKTVDRLFALVPDILKEHGKAKNPYPNVDAGSGSLLYFFGLKELDYYTVPFGISRAMGLCSQAIEARAMMSAITRPKSVVTEWVSKEVLS